The sequence catcatccatccatccacccatccatccatccatccatccatcatccatccaaccatccatccacccatcatccatccatccatccatccatacatacatacatacatacatatacatacatacatacatacatacatacatacatacatacatacatgtacatacatacatacatacatacatacatacatacatacatacatacatacacacactcacacaaaaacacactcagacacagacacacagacagacagatagacacacatacacatgcacatacacatacacatacacatacatacatacatacatacatacatacatacatacatacatacatacatacatacatacatacatacacaaggCTACTAGTCTTATAATGAAACTagtgttattttacacttgatatggatgatataaatgattatgGCAAGCAGGGAAAACAGTTTAGTTGTCTGCTAAGAGTGATACAGtatcatgtgtatgtttgttaaCTAGGACGAGACTCAGGGTGGTATACTGATAAAGGGTCACGTGGGTAATATTGGTACACGGACTGTGGATGAGACTAAGAAGAAGTCTAAAAGGGTGAGCGTATAATAAATGATTTATATGAGtttatcattatgtaaatgaatatcATGTAGTATGACGTACTAATAGGAGTGTGACGTCATACATATAGCCAGCATATAGTCACACAAATACAGATAGATGAGTATCACATTTTGTCTGGATATCGAGAGACGTACTGTAACAGTAGCTACTAGTATgttataatgacgtcatttatgGAGGTGGTCACGTTACCTCTCCAAGTTGATGAACTTTTTCAGACATATCCCCAAAAGCGTTTACGGCATTGTTACTACCAATGATGTGTGTTATCATACAAAAGACAATTATATTCGCAGGTTCTAAGTGAGAAATTCTTCTccataaatattatattgttttttttttgttcaatttcagAGTAAATTCAGAATGGTAAGGTTTAAGTTCAGAGACAAAACGTTTCTTCTGAAAGAACTGAACACAGAGTTTGTTGACCCTTTCTACAAACTACCGGCCACAGTTTTACCGAAGAAGAAAAAACTAGAAGTTCATGTTACTCACTACAAATCATTGGTTGAAGTTCATATTCGACTTGTACAGAAACTTTTTACAGTAAGTCATTATGTTATTGAGTGTCTGCTCattggtaaccatggtgataaGTCAGTTACATTAAGTTACCCATAGTTCCTCTTGACGTTCAAGCCAATCGAGTTCATAACTCACCAACGTTGTACTGTAAGGGACGTGACACGAAttacagtggggggggggggggttctggtGGTTTTTTGAGTAGAGGCACCTTTTTTCATGCAAGTGGTTGTGGGTCTCTAACAGTTGTACAATGATATTTTTTATCACAGATGTTCCAATGACAGAGGAGGGAGAGGGCATGTAACTTTTGAGCAAGGTCTTGGGGGACGTTTAATTTTCAAGCACTGTACTTCTGAAAAAAACACCAGTCCTCTCCACTCTGTAATTTGCCCAGTCCCTACAGTACAGTAGATGAGTGTAAACGAAACTTGAATTTCCATTTCCTACAGGTTCATCAAATTTTTCAAGAaagtttattcaaatttatatgaTGTTgtactattactattacacaaAGGACCCAACGAATATTCGTTTCTTTTCATTAGTATTGACGGTGGCATGGACACCTAGTTACTTGATAATTGCATTTCACTGCTTCTGCACATGTACATTATAGTTATCGACATCGTTCGGAAAGTCGTTTcaattgtttgttgtttattgtttactcCAAGGGTGAATATAGAAGCATGTTTGTGATGTTGAATTCATTGTACGAGAAAGGGCAGTCTGAGAAATACCGTTTAGGATGTCTACCAGCGATTGATGGTCTCTACGCTGCCTTGGATGAAGCTACAGGGATGTGGCACCGTGTCAAAGTCGTTAATGTTCCTGATATTTCAAAATCTGTAAGTATCTAGATCGCAATGGTCATTATAAACATaatgcctgtctatctgtctatttctctgtctctgtctgtctgtctgtctgtctgtctgtctgtctgtctgtctgtctgtctgtctgtctgtctgtctgtctgtctgtccgtctgtctgtttgtctctctctgtctctgtctctctctgtctatgtatgtatgtatgtatgtatgtatgtatgtatgtctgtctgtctgtctgtctgtctgtctgtctgtctgtctgtctgtctgtctcgctcgctctctctctctctctctctctctctctctctctctctctctctctctctctcagcctACCTTTGCCTACTTATCTGCTGCCTTCTTatatatctctgtctgtctcaaaCACTCTCCAGAAGTACAACTCACACACCCCTTGTTCTGCACCCGACCTTTTAAATATATCAGCTACCAATTTTCTTTGCAGACGATGGTGACATGTCAATTTCTAGACCATGGAGACGAAAAGAAATTACCACTGAGTTCACTTCGACTATTGTTGAATAGAAAACGTCTTATAATTCCTGCTCAGGTAATCTTGACATTTTTGATTTCTaatatcaataaaacaagaagtaGAGCTTACAGTGGTTGCGGGCGGTGGTGGTTTTATGATTTATATCATTATGGTACTCGTGAtaataactatatatttatcattacaaatttgttatcatcattAATTACTGGACTGGTTGATATCTTTGACTACCTGTAAAGTACctgaaaatgataatgacaTTATTCAGTATGCTTGGATttcttaattttaatttattttgttttgatttgttttgtttcgtttcgtttcgtttcgtttcgtttcgtttcgtttcgtttcgtttcgtttcgtttcgtttcgtttcgtttcgtttcgtttcgtttcgtttcgtttcgtttcgttgtGTTgcgttttattttttgtttgtttttcttttgttttcttgtcctgtcttgtcttgtcttgtcttgtcttgtcttgtcttgtcttgtcttgtctttgttttgtttcgtttcgtttcgttttgtCCCCGTTACGTgacattattttacattcaattcTTGAGAAAGCCTTCCAGCGTTTCTAACTTGCGCATGCGTTGTATAAATTATTCTTTTgacatgtgcatacatacagacgTTGCAAAAATGGACACATCATATATAAGCTTCTCTTTGTCCTTTGTTTCTTTCAATTCTTCAGTCAATACGTTGTTTGCTACATGGGCACGAAAAGCTGAGCAAATTATCGACGCtacagaaaatgatattttcagatAAATTTCTACAGAAAACGAGCGGAAGGAAACTTTTATGGTGTCAAGTCAAGAAAAGGTGagataaagaaaatatttacaatcaaAATCATTTCACCTGAAATAGAGTGCTGTCTGACTAAAGATGTACTAACATTGACCCAGGCGATAAAATGCTGTAGGTTATGACGTCATCGCATCATGTGACCCAGTTTAATACGCAACATATGCAGCAATTTGTGAACTTGGCAttgaaatgtatcaatttttATCTAGCCAGACAACTCTGGTGTTTCAGACAAAATAGTGTAATACTGACCatccaaatatttcaaaacacttgTTTAAATACAGGAAAATGATTCATGTATTTCAGCCTGAGGCTGCAAATAAGATATATTTAGTATGCGAATTACCAAAATGTCCTAAATTTGTGGCGGAAATGAAAATTGGTATAATTTCCGATTTGTTGTACTACGCTGCACACGTTCactcaagtattttttttttaaattgtgatcatttttatgaaaatatttcttcatatttcattctcattaaaaaaaaactttcattcTGCTTAGAGATGAGCTCGAAACTTTTCAGGTACACAAGCAGATCTCCATATCCATTCTTCTTCTTCCAAATAACTTACCGTCGATATATACCTTTTTTAGGCCCAAAAACCAGCCCCCATCTATCAAACTTGGAGCTTTCAAATTCGAGAACATCGTCAAAGATACTTTAAAAGCCGTGAAACGTGTTCCAAAATGCCAAGGATGCAAGCAACTGTTCGCAGTGACCAGTATGTTGTTGGAACAGTCTAGCGAGATCTCGCAGGTGACGAGATGTCTTCAAGATAGCATGGAAAGGGTGAACTCTGACCTCCGAATGGTTCGAACCAGTTCAATCGATTTGGAGCAGGGTATGACGTTATATCAAGATAGACTACATAATGATATGCAAAGGGTGAGTGACGTCAGATATTATCTATGTATTCTACATACGGGtaaaataatgtatttcatCTCTTTTTTGGTGTATGAGATATGAAGTAGAAGTTACGATCATTCAAGGAACAAACTTCCTGATTTCATGACAACCATGTACGTTTTTGTTCTGTCGTTAATTTTTATAGCCTTAGCTATATTtcataaagttttaaaaataccTCGGATACTgtcaatttttttgtcaaacttgCCTCTCACTGCAACCCGttatattttacattgtatcaagTTAAGCTTAAGTTTACTCTACCAAATCAACGTGATTGTTTTTCGCGAATATCTTCTCTAAGATTGATATTTAAGATCAATATGGTACAATTGGGACTTtccatcgtcgtaaactactgtctcttttacggcaccgtccaagccTCACCGTTTTTCGTTGTGTCAGCAGAATAGAAGAATTGTCCTCTGACGAGGAATTGATAGcatacattaatttttcattttttttgtcgaCAGCAATTTGCATTCATGGCTCGAGGTTTACAAATTGCGTTGTCCGACTATCTGAATACTGACAGACCATTGGAGTTGTCATGGACACATTATGATCaacagatgacgtcacaacGATCCCTGTCGTCCAATCAAGAAGAAGGTGATAGAAATAAAGATTTGGCACAGACGTGGGTCTGACCGGGGGGTCTGACAAGAATTCTTCGAGATGTTTCGTTTGAACTTCCCAACAATCAGTGTGTGGAATATTTGATCGTCAtcaaatgatgacgtcattgtcatTTGCAAGCTACGAAACAAAGAGTTGAGTCTTGTTTTACTTGAAAGGTTCTCCAATTTCAAACGTTACCATTTATAGGCGCCTGTGCCTAAACGTTAAAGATTGGGTTGGATACAGTATGTTATTGCTAGATTTCGGAAACCGTTAAACCGTCTACAGTACTCCTGTCTATTGTGTGTGAAGGATTGAAACTATTAAGGCATTGTTATTTTCTTGAAATTGATTGACCGTAAAGTTGCACATTCCGCAGGAAGTTGAGAAACTCCAAAGGGAGTTTACACAGCGACTCAGTAAGTCGATTACCACAGGGAGTTGAGATGTTCTTCGGGGATTTGTGTGAGCTGAGGGAATTGAGAAAGCTTGTGTGGGAATTGTAAAAGCCCCAAGTGAGTTGAAGAGCATGACGGGTAGTACCACTATAAGTCTGAGCCAGTTTAGCATGTGTCACGTGCAGAAAAGTGCAATAGGAAAAGAGGCAGTTTTACCTTTTTGTAAATTAtagcatacattttgtagttatTTTATACTTATACCATATTACTTGAATTTAAGACAGATAATTCCTGAATTCGAAGTAAGCATAGAAACGTTTTTATAACACAGTGTAAGACATGTAGTTACGTTGTACTAGTTTCCTACAAAGACATCTACATGATTGTACTATCAGTAAGCTTACTAAACAAATCTGAGTATATGTCATGGTACGACCAGGTTGGGAATATTGCGCAAGTACAAAAATGGGCAGATGTACAGTTCAACACAATGCAGCTCGGTTCGTCACCGGGAACTACACGAGGGAAGCCAGTGTATATCTGATATGCTAAGGAAACAACAATGGTGACGTTTCAAAAATCCCATGGCTGTGACCAGACTACCGTATCCTCACTTACTAAACTGGTCACTTTTCAAGATGATACGCTGCCAGATATCGTCATCATGTTCTACTATTATTTGCTATAAATATTGGAATATTTATCTCTCGAATAATTCCAAAGTGGAATCACTCACCATTACTCATCCTACAAGTAAAGACtatagacagtttcaaatctGTTCTCAACAGCAGCGATATCACCGATGTCATAGCTTGTGCTCATCTGAATATTGGTGAGATCTAAAGGACGCCACCAGCGTTGACACTGTGTGATAATAATCCATGTTGGATGTTTACAAAGAATTGAAGTAGAAGTAGTATTCTGAGACACATTTACACAAACTTGATTTCATATATAACTCGTTTTGTCCTATTTCTAGATTCCTGTAGAAACTGTAAGTACCGAATACTTTCAATATTGTTTTAGTAAAGTGCTGTAACCTTCCCGTTAGATAAGTTTTATATCTCtgaatttttcatttaaattgtatttcgtttttttgatatatatacaagtatagtacataacattttgaaattacagACTGGAAACGTAAAAGTAGAAATTAATTGTTGACTGTTCGAAAACAATGTCGATTTataaagttttgaaaatgttggtaTGTGGAGttaaatatgaatttatgtCGTAAACAATTGAACACATTAAAGGGGGAAGGCGCCTTGGGGACGAATGTTACTCCAAATATTATTTGATTGACAATACCATTTCGTTAAGTATAGATAGCCAAAGGAAcaaatcttttatttatttgtattgaacaTTGACTAAATATGATTATTAT comes from Glandiceps talaboti chromosome 11, keGlaTala1.1, whole genome shotgun sequence and encodes:
- the LOC144442797 gene encoding uncharacterized protein LOC144442797, which translates into the protein MDIYSVFQLLLEYTTNIWKAILNIVVTVPDVVAKATIDGVESQNVCTGQPDSYRSLRAKNDEKTRRDVRYSNACLGALNKDTPIASKNTIPPRKDITINNERDYLPIIEVASNSEDSSGGYDTASEDIPDNESKVAIFTTSLHADTDTPNDRQINDPLANGSGLCIKNSVEDETQGGILIKGHVGNIGTRTVDETKKKSKRSKFRMVRFKFRDKTFLLKELNTEFVDPFYKLPATVLPKKKKLEVHVTHYKSLVEVHIRLVQKLFTGEYRSMFVMLNSLYEKGQSEKYRLGCLPAIDGLYAALDEATGMWHRVKVVNVPDISKSTMVTCQFLDHGDEKKLPLSSLRLLLNRKRLIIPAQSIRCLLHGHEKLSKLSTLQKMIFSDKFLQKTSGRKLLWCQVKKRPKNQPPSIKLGAFKFENIVKDTLKAVKRVPKCQGCKQLFAVTSMLLEQSSEISQVTRCLQDSMERVNSDLRMVRTSSIDLEQGMTLYQDRLHNDMQRQFAFMARGLQIALSDYLNTDRPLELSWTHYDQQMTSQRSLSSNQEEGDRNKDLAQTWV